The Aggregatilinea lenta genome includes a region encoding these proteins:
- a CDS encoding ATP-binding protein — MVPDGNKQVEWGSDSPLPPHNLPVPPTPLVGREHEVAAASDLLRREDVRLLTLTGPPGIGKTRLAAEVATTLLTEFMHGVYFIDLSPVIDANLVLPTVAHTLGLSQVTDRPLIEELKDFLANRRVLLVLDNFEQIIQAAPALTDLLQATFHLKILVTSRELLRVSGEHNFPVLPLRLPPVLADQSGPRALASLPPERLSDYEAVQLFFQRAAALQPDFVLTPENALLVAGITCRLDGLPLAIELAAARIRHIPPQDIYDRLEHRLRILTGGARDLPLRQRTLRTAIEWSYNLLDSGERLLLARLAVFRGGCSLEAAEVVCGDDLSIEVFDGLASLVDKSLVQRKEPSEGEARFVLLEMIHEYAHEQLEASGDLDTFYRQHAVYFGELAERAEPELRLAHQKYWFHLLDTEIDNLRAALEWSLESGDVTTGIRIMSGTFLYWILYSRQDEGVYWTQLLLARIDEVAQEYQIRILRSAAPLIAYRDREAANRLARRAVAIARDYGDKRQLGWSLWALSTTFSGDSEAEALTQEALVLFQEVGDEPGLGLVYNSIGERARLSGEDAVARRAYEESLAIAERTGDTRRQYYVLFNLAFVAQHEGDHHEAIRLLLRSLALCLDIGVQTDVAQELLAFAGSLGALGEPIRAAHLFGAAYTYLEHSGAMIDPSDQPEHDRNIAFVRAQLGEAAFEAAWAEGQEMTLDQAVAHARTGSDPNLLSTPQTRHDKKSHRPGGLTRREREVALLIAEGKSNREIADALVITERTVEGHVSNILSKLGFRSRTQVSVWAIENRLSDR, encoded by the coding sequence ATGGTTCCGGATGGAAACAAGCAGGTAGAGTGGGGATCCGACTCTCCTTTACCACCTCACAACTTGCCAGTGCCACCAACTCCTCTCGTAGGGCGGGAGCACGAGGTAGCCGCAGCTTCCGATCTTCTTCGGCGCGAGGACGTACGCTTGCTCACCCTCACCGGTCCACCTGGCATCGGCAAGACTCGTCTTGCCGCCGAAGTCGCGACAACACTGCTCACTGAATTCATGCATGGCGTTTACTTTATCGACCTGTCACCTGTTATAGACGCCAATCTGGTCTTGCCCACCGTTGCGCATACACTAGGTCTCAGCCAGGTTACAGATCGTCCCCTTATTGAGGAATTGAAGGATTTCCTGGCGAATAGGCGCGTGCTGCTGGTGCTAGACAACTTCGAACAGATAATTCAGGCCGCGCCCGCTTTAACTGACCTGCTGCAAGCAACGTTTCACCTAAAAATACTGGTAACTAGCCGCGAATTGCTCCGCGTTTCCGGTGAACACAACTTCCCAGTTCTACCCCTTCGCCTACCGCCTGTGCTGGCGGATCAGAGTGGGCCGCGTGCTCTGGCTTCGCTCCCTCCTGAGCGGCTCAGCGATTACGAAGCGGTGCAGCTTTTTTTCCAGCGCGCAGCCGCGTTGCAGCCTGATTTTGTGCTCACTCCCGAAAACGCCTTGCTCGTGGCGGGAATCACATGCAGGCTCGATGGTTTACCCCTGGCAATCGAACTGGCAGCAGCTCGCATTCGCCATATACCGCCACAGGACATTTACGACAGGTTGGAGCACCGCCTGCGCATACTCACCGGTGGAGCGCGGGACCTGCCACTGCGCCAGCGAACACTGCGTACCGCGATCGAGTGGAGTTACAACTTGCTGGACAGTGGAGAAAGACTCCTGTTGGCGCGCCTCGCAGTCTTTCGCGGAGGGTGCTCATTGGAAGCTGCCGAGGTGGTATGTGGTGATGACCTGTCAATTGAGGTGTTTGATGGTCTGGCTTCCCTGGTGGATAAGAGTCTCGTCCAGCGCAAGGAGCCATCCGAGGGCGAAGCGCGTTTTGTTCTGTTGGAAATGATCCATGAGTATGCCCATGAGCAGTTGGAAGCGAGCGGCGACTTAGACACCTTCTACAGGCAGCACGCTGTCTATTTTGGGGAATTGGCTGAACGCGCCGAACCGGAACTGCGGCTGGCCCACCAGAAATATTGGTTTCACCTGCTGGATACGGAAATCGACAATTTGCGGGCGGCGCTGGAGTGGTCGCTTGAGAGCGGCGATGTGACCACTGGAATCCGAATTATGAGCGGAACCTTCCTCTATTGGATTCTTTATTCACGCCAAGATGAAGGTGTCTATTGGACTCAACTGTTGCTCGCGCGGATAGATGAAGTCGCGCAGGAGTATCAAATTCGTATACTGCGAAGTGCGGCTCCTTTGATCGCATACAGGGATCGTGAAGCTGCCAATCGACTAGCCCGACGAGCCGTAGCGATTGCGCGCGACTATGGCGACAAAAGACAGCTCGGGTGGTCGCTGTGGGCTTTGAGTACGACATTCTCGGGCGACTCGGAAGCAGAGGCATTGACTCAAGAAGCCCTGGTTCTGTTCCAAGAAGTGGGCGATGAACCCGGTCTTGGGCTGGTGTATAACTCCATTGGCGAACGTGCGCGCCTGAGTGGTGAGGATGCGGTAGCCAGGCGCGCCTATGAAGAATCCCTGGCAATCGCTGAACGCACCGGCGACACGCGACGCCAATATTACGTCCTTTTTAACCTCGCTTTTGTTGCGCAGCATGAAGGCGATCATCACGAGGCGATTCGGCTGCTCCTTCGGTCACTCGCGTTATGCCTGGATATTGGCGTACAGACCGATGTGGCTCAGGAACTGCTTGCTTTCGCCGGATCGCTGGGAGCTTTAGGGGAGCCGATAAGAGCGGCGCATTTATTCGGTGCAGCGTATACCTACCTTGAACACAGCGGCGCGATGATCGACCCCAGTGATCAGCCCGAACATGATCGGAATATTGCGTTTGTGCGCGCCCAGCTTGGCGAAGCTGCTTTTGAAGCGGCATGGGCAGAGGGTCAGGAGATGACACTCGATCAGGCGGTCGCCCATGCGCGCACCGGTTCCGACCCCAACCTGTTGTCCACGCCCCAAACTCGACACGACAAAAAATCCCATCGACCGGGTGGCCTGACCCGTCGCGAACGCGAAGTTGCCCTCCTGATCGCGGAGGGTAAATCGAATCGCGAGATCGCTGATGCACTCGTGATCACCGAACGCACAGTGGAAGGGCATGTCAGCAATATCCTCTCCAAATTAGGCTTCCGGTCACGCACTCAGGTATCCGTCTGGGCGATTGAAAACAGGCTCTCGGATCGCTAA